The DNA window ttactaAGTATTCTGATAGACTGTGGAGTCAAACGTTACTGAAACTCTTTTTAAAAGGAGTGATCCCTCTTGCTAAATATCTTTCATGTCTAGATATCAACTTAGTTTACGTTTCTTCAGTCAAACTTTAACATTAATGCCCTATCACTCATTTattatcattaaaaataaattattcacaGTGAGAGTAATTGTTGTGTGAGTGCAAATGGCTAGTTATCACTTATCAATCTGGAATTGGAAACAttcataaacaggaaaaatgagGATATGCTATCATAAGCTAAAATGACCCTCTTTGAGCGAGTTCATATATGCAAAACACAACTAGTGCATTGTATTTATCGTGGTACAACAGATCATTTTACTTAACCATAAGACTAAACCTTGTAAACCTTTGTGATTTCATTTCTTATTCTGTACTTTTGTGTTTAGTATTCAAAACATTCCATGTCAGTGCAGGTGTAACtaaaccatcatcatcatctttgaTCTAACCTGAAACTAACAGATTTACTCTAATGAGGGCAGTAATATGCATCGGTATGGGTTGTGCTGCGTAGAGCAGTCACTGAGGGAAAATAACCCAGGTACTTGTCTGACGGCTGTAAATGCTGGCACACCCTCCTTCAAAgtgctccctcctcctcctcgtcctcctcctcctccctcaggCTTGGGCTGCTTTCCTTCCCAGCCCTAAGCTCTCAGCCTCATTCGTGTAGACTGCCCAGAGTCCACGATACACATCCCCAGCTGCTCTCCATCTCACTGAAACAGGAGCACCATACTCCACAGCCCTACCAAGGTGAGAGTTACTGACAAGTGTTTCTCATTGTGCCCTAAGCCTTTAAATTCTTCAGTACGTTAATAGTGGGTATCACTGATTGACAGTCTTTTACAGTCAGTATTAAATGGGGTTTGATCTTTCCAGCAGAAGTCTTACTGTTATTTGATACAGCATACAGTGTGGTCTTGTATCATCCTTGTGATGACTAATGCTAACTAAAGTTCTTGCGCGGTTCTGGTTCTGCACGGATGACGTATGCTATAAAACTTTGGTGGTCCAGCAAACTCAGTGCAGAAGCCAGTGGGATGGGCTGAAGTAAAGACTCAATGGGAAATGAGCAAGAAGCAAAACTTGTGTAAATATGTCTGCTCTGAGCATGTCGTTATGTTGTTATGTTATTTGGAATCCAATATATTATCAGAAACTGTCACTAAGCGatacaaataaaattcactACACATAGTTTAAGGAGTGACTGGACTTCTCTACTGTCTTAGCACCCTGTCAGATCTTCTCTCGCTACTGCAGTTCTCTCATagatttttgctctttttgccGATAGGAAATTCTTCCCTCTGCATTCCAAGCCCTGTTTGTCGAGACATGTCCCTGTACAGCTTTGGGCTGGAGCCGCTGTCCTGTCATGCCTGGAACAAAGACAGAACACGTAAGTGTAAAGCAGTCAAGCAGCATTTCCAAATCAATTACTTCAGCTCCCACTTCTCCTGTGGCTGCCTGTACATGCATTTTCTCTTGGTAATTGTCATCCACTAAGATTTACCCATAGAGAAATCTGATTATCACCGTCGGCAAAAGATACATCAGCCCTTTTATTTCACTGGCGAACAGGCATCATACTGGCAGTTTAACAGGGATGCTTACATCTCTAAAAGATAGTCTTATTCTTAGTTTTTGTGACTGACgctttcataaacaaacaaaccaaaaataatcAGTGCATTTTCTGACCATTTCCtcgttgttttgtttatgtgacGGTAAGAGGCCAGCTCTTGGTACTCTTAAAAACTGATGTCTTATGCTTCTTGCAGAAATCGCCATAAGCCCAAACAGTAATGTGGTGAATATTTatcagaaaaaaggaaaggaatggGTTAAAATTCATGAGCTGACGGAGCACAGTGGACGTATCACTGGTACGGTAACGGGAAGTAGATACATTAGTCATTAACTTGCTGACATTCACTCCTACTGATAAAAACCCATTAAACAAATACTCTTAGagttccagctgtgtgtgtgtgaaagaacgCAGAATGAGTTGAAAGCTACACCATTGTTAAAAGATTCCCTtggtttactgtttgttttcttctataATGTATAGCTAATGTAGACTCATCCCTCATTGCACCATCAAACTTCAGAGAAAATTCCTAAATTGTGATGTGGTCATTGACTGAGATGAACTAATAACGCTCAGTGAATTAACGAATGTGATTTTCAGGAATCGACTGGGCTCCGGAGTCCAACCGGATCGTCACGTGTGCCTCAGACAGGAATGCTTATGTTTGGACCCTGAAGGACGGGGTGTGGAAGCCCACCCTGGTCCTGGTGCGCATCAACAGGGCGGCCACGTGTGTGAAGTGGTCACCTCTGGAAAACAAATTCGCCCTGGGAAGCGGTGCAAAGCTTATTTCGGTGTGTTACTTTGAACAGGAGAATGActggtgagtctgtgtgtgcacatgtcagGAGTGCATGGAAGCCATTTAGACCAATTTATACAGTTTCAGTGCCCTTTTGTACAGAGCAACGCTGAGTACAAGGGATGTAACACATGCTTCTCTTGCAGCCTTTAAATGTAAGGAAACCTGACCACTTAAAGGCCTctggtttttctctgtgattccACCCCAGGTGGCTCAGTAAGCACATTAAGAAACCAATCCGCTCCACGGTGCTGAGTCTTGACTGGCACCCCAATAACATCCTGCTGGCTGCAGGCTCGGCCGACCTCCACTGCAGGTGACAAACAGGACACGCACTCGTcaccacactgtctgtgtggaaACATTTTCTGGGTTCTGTACATTTTAGGCCAGGGGATTAGTTTTCTAATGTATcacaacacacatctctctgaaCATACAGTCCATCAGTTAATATATCTATATTCTATTAcgtaggatatataaatgtccatacatatatatgtatatctattgtcataaaacatgatctttttttcaCTACGGAtaatgtctctgtttctttgctAAAACCACTTTGGAGGTTATCGGGGATTTGGTAtaaaattgtactttttttcacatctttttCTGATGTCAAACAACTTGTTTCCCTTGCGTTGTCACTGTCTCAGGATTTTTTCTGCGTATATTAAAGACATTGAGGAGAAACCCGGGCCAACCCCTTGGGGGGCTAAGATGCCCTTTGGGGAGTTGCTTATGGACCATAAAGACTGCGGGGGCTGGGTGCACGGCGTTTGTTTCTCCCCCTCTGGAGACAGCCTGGCCTGGGTCAGCCACAACAGCGCCATCAGCGTGGCCCATGCCACCCAGGGAAAAGAGTACGTTGATTTAtttaagttatttatttattttaaagcagaggaaaaaatcCAGCTCTAGCCATCATTAACTGAAAACGCACCGCTGACCAGCCCCAGTGGCAGCTACACACTTGTCCCGTCACTCAGCTCTTTTCCTGGTTAGTTTGAAGTGTGAAGCTGGATGTGTGGAGTGATCTAAAACAGATCTCAGCTTTGGTGTACTGCTCTGCTCCTGTGGACagattaatgaacacacacacacactctgaattCCAGGGTTACACAGCTCACCACTGAACATCTTCCCCTGCTCAGCGTCCTCTATGTCAGTGAGACTGAGATGGTTGCGGCGGTGAGATATCCTCTTGATTTGTTCCAGCCTGTGTTAACtctaaagtacacacacacacacacacacaattactcacacatacacacaccctcattctttcacatacaagcacacacaggcaaacacgcacatacacacacacacacacacacacaccacacacacacatgctcactctcacaaataaacacatataaatgcaatcacatttacatgcaaatacaaacatatgcccccacacacaaacacacacacacacacacacacacacatattaagaTATCTCTTGGTTATCAAATTTCCCTGAAAGCACGTATCTGTCTTTAATCAGTTAAATTTACACTGGGGCCACACCTTACACTGTTGTAGGCTGCACTGAGTCAAATGCCAATCACTGCTTTGACACAGATGTACTGCCACATGCCTCAAACCTGCAAAAGCCATCAGAAACCAAACATCATGAGCTGCTGCAGTGAGGTTAACCGCAAATGATGGTTTTCTTGTCCTTGGAAAATGTCAGGGCCATGACTGTTGCCCCTACCAGTTCTCATACAAGGGCCCTGGAGACCTGACATGGGTGAAGAAGTTAGACGTCCCAAAGCAAACGTCTAAGACCGGCATGTCTGCCATGCAGCACTTCCGCAACCTGGACAAAAAGGCCaccacagaggaggaggggagtgaGCTGGACACACTGCACCAGAACAGCATCACGTAAGGACCACACAGCTCACTGTACTGACTGCACTGACCCACCACGGAGTTTACCacctactgctctctctctctctctctcttttgtaatGATCTCTTTTTTGTACATTGTTCAGAACTATCAGTGTGGCGTGTTTAGTTCAAAGATTTTAAGTCCCTGAAAATGaagattatttaaaaatgtgtgtattatttGGATTGAATTCAATAACCATTtataatcacagacacacaataactAAGACAAAGTCAAGGCAGTTCcgttctgtctctgttccagtCAGCTGAGCATCGTGGAGGGAACGAGAGCCAAAGTGGAGAAGTTCAGCAGCGTGGCACTAGATGGCGCTATGGGGCTCTGGGACTTTAAGGTACGGTTACAGTGCCTCAGCTCTATGAGAACGCACTAAAGAGAGCGTGTTGTCATTCAGGGTTAATGCGGTCATTACATTATCATACATTCATTCTGATGTCATTCCATTCCCCCCAAGTCCCCTCCGAGCAGGGAGGACACACGTGGGCTGTTTCTCAACAggtgcttgtttgttgtttacttttCCTGCAGCACTGAAGAGCCAAAGGACACAAGTCCCACTCTGCACGTACCAGTGGGATTACATCCATCAGAGCTAAAATATCAACGGCACAAGGTCCACTCGAAACGCGGTCGCTGATCTTGCAATTAAAATCAAGTAAAACTATGTATCTATGCATATTCTGTTTTCATCTGAAAAGATTATAAATGTTCaacaatcaaaataaaaaaaagaaagactttatAAAATCACCAGAGTCAAAATGtaagtttatttaatttaacactggtcaGTGTAAACTAAACATTCATCATGTGCTGATACTGCCACCAAAACATTTGTATCTGAGGTTTGCATTTGCAAGCTGAAAGTTGTCATAACAGTTAAGCAGTTTTGTCTTTAATGCTGCTGAAAGTTGTCATAACAGTAAAGTAGTTTTATCTTTAATGCATGCTTGGATCCCTCAGAGTTTTTCTCATCTGTTCTCTCAGAGTTTTTAATACAGGACGCTCAAGCATCAAACatcatgacaaaaacaaaaagtgtaaGTCTACATGCTTTCCAACAGGCATATGGATTTTCAATCATCCGGTTACAACATAAACATTACATACTGCTTTTACTTCAACATTCACACATCATTTCACACAATTCCCACTCAGTAACAGTAAattataattaataattataattaaaaacatttaaaaaataccaGTAACAATAAATAactcaaatacataaatatacaacaCAGATCCAGGAAAGTCATAATCAGTGTGTTTTAGAAAAGGATGAGTATGAGCTGAATCATAATAAACATGCACAGGAGCCAGTGAGATCAAAACGGATCATTTTCTAAAGCTCAGTTTATAGATGTGACATTATGGCACATCCGTTTAGTCTTGGTGTGGCACAACAAACAGAATCCACTGACCCATAATGAGGAACTACTGAGTGGCCATGAGGGTGATGCAGTCTACCAAGATATGATCAGTGTGCCAATATGACATGCACAAAAAGACATTAGCCATTACTCTGCAAAAGGGAGAGGAAGTGGTTATAGTAAAATTGTTATTGAGTTTTGGCATTACACAAAACTATAGAAATTTCCAACAATACTTAGATATTTCTGAGCAAATAAGGAGTTAGACTGGACTTCCAAATAAGGAGTTAGACTAGACTTCCAAATAAGGAGTTAGACTGGACTTCCAAATAAAGAGTTAGACTAGACTTCCAAATAAGGAGGTGGACTGGACTTCCAGGGCACCCAGAGCAGTTACAGATCTTGGAATACTGTTCTATGAGTTTGAATAGGGTCCTTGTTGGATATACTTAACCAGTTCCTCCAGAAGGAAAAGCTCCAGCTCTTTAATGGATGATGGAGGTGTAAATATACTCTGCACTCTGTATTCTGGAATCTTCCTCTGAAAGCTCTGTGATGTTTAGATCTTCTGATGGAAGGTGCTCATGAAACCACTTCAGATCTGTTTAACAGCATGTATAGGGCCATATGGAAAAACCTCAAAAAAGTTGGTTCTGTGGTATGCACAtggttctaaaaaaaaaacagttggttCCATAGCATGTACCCAGttataacaaaaacaaaccaaacgaaaaaaaaaacagtcggtTCCATAGTATGTATCTggttatttaaaacaacaacaaaaaaaacagttgtttcCCTAGCATGTAAAGGTCAGAAAAAGACCatactgctgttttcctcttctcagAAGCCCAGGTGTTGTTCTCAATCTCATCATAGCATCTCACGCATTTCTGGGCACTGACTTTGGTGTATTGTCTGAGAGATGGACCTTCCATAAATATCATACATTTTCAGTCGACAGTGTACAAGTGTAGACTGAGTTCTGTGACGACTTTTTAGCACCATGGTTGGAGATTTGTAATAGCTATCCCATTACATGTGTATCCAGTGGGcgatttgttcttttttaacgGGGGGGGGGAGTAGGGGGGAggtggcccagtggtcactgacactactctatagggTACATAGGGGGATGTCAGGTTAGCAAGGGgggtgcattttggtcattttgctaacaaggggggtgGCATTCCCCCTCATCCCCTTACAAATCGCCTACAGTGTACATCAGTGCTCTTCCATAAACCTTCCATAAACGACCCCTTTTCCTCTTTACTGATGCAGATTCGCTTTTTATGCCATCataattttcagaaatgttctctaggaaacattaaataaaaacgCTGTATTTCCGTAAGTGATACATCTGCAGAAACGTCCTCGCTGATACTGCTTTGAAATAcatacttttttgttgttgtttttgtttattaatttttttcttactgtaaTTTTACCTCAAAATATGACCCCACTTTCATCAGgcgttttcattattttgtcaaCCCTTTGAACATTATAaaacatgggggaaaaaaacaaacctctaGCAAGTTGTTCAGGTTTAAGTTGCTTTATTTGCATAACTTCGCAGATTGCAAATGTACAGGACACGAAAGCAAACGCTCGGTTTCAGTTTAGGTGGGCGTACATCCTGTCTACACTGTTGCACAAGTGCTTTCATAAAACCATTCAAAGCAACTGGGAACTACTCAACAAGACAGTGATTACCAATTTGAAAACTGAACCTAAAAGACGGGCGATCTACTCACATCACATAGACTGCAGCGCCTCAACACCCATATAATTTGCCCGCAGCAGCGTTGTACATCTGGGAACGGCCTACTTGCAGTTGGTTCCGCATTTCGAGCCAATCAGATCAATTTTTTCTATGCTGACCAATCTGAGCTGGACCGCACGACAACATTGCACTTTTCGCCAGCCATTAGGCTGAGGCGTTGTTATGACCTCACGGCtgtcagctgtttttgttttgcttcatcTTAATGTTTTCTTCATGGTCTACAGTCTGAAGTGGTGAAACATATACAGCATCTCCTCAAAAACTGTTAACGTTTGGCACTTCGCAATTTTTGATGTGAAGATAAAATACCACTA is part of the Chanos chanos chromosome 13, fChaCha1.1, whole genome shotgun sequence genome and encodes:
- the zgc:86896 gene encoding actin-related protein 2/3 complex subunit 1A, whose protein sequence is MSLYSFGLEPLSCHAWNKDRTQIAISPNSNVVNIYQKKGKEWVKIHELTEHSGRITGIDWAPESNRIVTCASDRNAYVWTLKDGVWKPTLVLVRINRAATCVKWSPLENKFALGSGAKLISVCYFEQENDWWLSKHIKKPIRSTVLSLDWHPNNILLAAGSADLHCRIFSAYIKDIEEKPGPTPWGAKMPFGELLMDHKDCGGWVHGVCFSPSGDSLAWVSHNSAISVAHATQGKEVTQLTTEHLPLLSVLYVSETEMVAAGHDCCPYQFSYKGPGDLTWVKKLDVPKQTSKTGMSAMQHFRNLDKKATTEEEGSELDTLHQNSITQLSIVEGTRAKVEKFSSVALDGAMGLWDFKH